The DNA sequence TCGGCGAAATCCGCAGGTAAACAGGTGACCTTTCAGGGTAAACAGTGGACAGTCGTAGGAATGGAGGATGGTATCGCCGCCCGCCCGGACTTCGCACTGTTCTCCGCGGGGGGAAGCACCAGCAAAGCCTGGGCGCCCAAATTCGTCGAAGTCGGAACCATCGTCATCGACAATTCATCTGCCTGGCGGATGGATCCCAATGTCCCACTGGTGGTTCCCGAGGTAAATCTCGACGCGGCCAAGGGCAGCAAGCTGATTGCCAACCCCAACTGTTCCACGATCCAAATGATGCTGGCCCTCGCGCCGATCCACCGGAAGTACGGAATTAAACGGTTGGTAATCTCGACTTACCAAAGTGTAACCGGTACCGGCAAAGCCGCCGTGGACCAACTCTTCGGAGAGCGTGAAGGCAAAGACGTAGAAGCGGTTTACCCGCAGAAAATCGACCTCAATGTCCTCCCGCATTGCGATATCTTCCTGGACAATGACTACACCAAGGAAGAAATGAAGATGGTACACGAGACCCGCAAGATTCTCGGAGACGACGACATCCGCATCACCGCCACTGCTGTACGCGTGCCTGTGATCGGCGGACACTCTGAATCCATCAATATAGAGACTGAACAGCCATTCGAAATCGAAGACATCAAGCAGATGCTCGCTGATTCCGAAGGGGTGATCCTCAAGGACAATCCTGCAGAACTCTCCTACCCTACCCTACTCGACGCGGCTGACCGCAACGAAGTGTTTGTAGGACGGATTCGCCGCGATGACTCCATCGACAATGGACTGAACCTCTGGTGTGTAGCCGACAATCTCCGCAAAGGAGCTGCTACCAATGCCGTTCAGATCGCGCAGGCGTTGATCAAGGAAAATGCATAACACTCAACGACGCTGATTTTTCTATCTCACAATAGTAAACGGCTTCCCATCGGGAGGCCGTTTTTGGTTGGATCTCCCCACACAAGTGCTGAAAGCACGACACATCCTTGCAGGATTTTTCAACTCCCTCCACTCGAGGAAGCCGTTTCCTCCCACAAACGCCCCCTCGGACTCCACTTTTTCCCAAGAATGTTTAACCAAGTCGCGGATCTGCGGTTATTCGGAGAAAATCAACTGCTATGACTAATCGAGAAGTTATCGAAAGATGTTATGCCGCCTTCAACAATGGCGACATGGTGGAATGGGCCAAGTTTTGCCACCCCAACGCAAAGTTCCACACCTTGGGCAATCTGCCCACCTCGGGAGTTTTCACTGGTCCAGAGGACATTATCCACGGCTGCCTCTCCAAAATTCCCATGTTTTGGTCAAACTTCCAGGTGAAGATCCGCAACATTTACGAAGCTGGAGACACCTGCTTCGTTCATTGCGACATGACCGCGCGCAACCTCACCACTGAAGGGTTGCACATGATGCGCATATCCAACGACCAATTCACCTTCTTCCAGGCCTTTGACGACACCGGCCAAATGCAGGCTGCGATGGAGCAAAGAGCTGCTGGCGCCAATTGAGATCTGACGGAGCATTTGGGCGTGCCCCGTCGAGCTTGGGATCAGATTTCCTCCCAAGCTGCATTCGACGGGTCGGCCTCCTCCGTGCTCGTTGACACTCGGTCGGGGATCTGGAGACGATATATCGCCGTCTCCAGATCCCCGACTCCGCCTAAGGGCGGCCACTACGGAGGCCTCACGCCGCCGCAAGCCATCCGCACCTTTCATTTTTACATGGAGCATCTGAAGCACAGGCAGGGAATGAAATTCCCCGCCTGTGACATACCGAGCCTTTAGCCCTCGCATATTGTGAGCGCTGTAGGCTCGACATCCCACAGTCAAGGGTTTCCAACCCTTGACTACCGCCCGGGGAGCGAAACCCAATGCCAAGCCCACTCCCCCTTTGTGTCATTCTGAAAAATCTGAAGCACAGGCCTGTGCGCTGGGGATTTATTCAGAATCTTGGGAGGAATGAATGTCCAGCGTCGGCGCCAATCGGGGATCTCCTGAGCGCGAAGCCTCCTGCTATGCGAAAAAAAATACCTCATCCCGCAAAATTTCGTAGCGGTGGCGTCGGTGGGCCGGGAAATTTATGCGGGATCCCAAGCCTCGTGCATGCCGGGACTTGTCTTTTACCAAGCGTGGAACATCCATCCGCTCCACATCCCCAAACCCCACACGTCATCCCCGACGGCCATAGCCGAGGCCCCAGCGCCCACCCCGATCGGGGATCTCCTGAGCGTGTACATGCATGCCGTGCCCACTCCCCCTTTGTGTCATTCTGAAAAATCTGAAGCGTGGGCCTCTGCGTTGGGGATTTATTCAGAATCTCAAGCTTCGTGCATGCCGGGACTTGTCTTTTACCAAGCGTGGAACATCCATCCGCTCCACATCCCCAAACCCCACACGTCATCCCCGACGGCCATAGCCGAGGCCCCAGCGCCCGCCCCGATCGGGGATCTCCTGAGCGCGTGCATGCATGCCAGGCCTGCCCCGCAGGCCCCCTTGGCGATCTCCTTGGATGCCATGCTAGCTCGGGGAGATTCCACCTCTGCCACCGACACGCGCAGGCCGCGGCCGATGGCAGGCTGGAATGACGTGATGGGGTGGGATGGAATCCTGCCCTACGGATGCCGAGCAGGAGCCGGATTACCCACAGGCCAGTCCACTGGCCGAAATCCGCCTCAGCGATCCCGGATAAATTCCGCCGCCCGAAGGCCTCCACGGGAATTTTCCGGGATGAGGCAATATGTTTGTTGAGTATTTGTGCAAGCGCTGTAGGCGCGACATCCCACAGGCAAGGGTTTCCAACCCTTGACTATGGCACGGGGAGCGAAACCCAATGCCAAGCCCACTCCCCCTTTGTGTCATTCTGAAAAATCTGAAGCACAGGCCTGTGTGCTGGGGATTTATTCAGAATCTTGGGAGGAATGAATGTCCAGCGCCCCAAGATCCTGAATCGACCCCCATCGCCGGAAGCCTCGGCTATGGCCGTTCAGGATGACATATTGGGAAGGAATGAGATCCTGCCCTGCGGGCACCCAACCGCAAACCCCGTTGCAGGGACGCGAGATCCCGGATAAATCCCGCCTCGCCCGAAGGCCTCCACGGGAATTTTCCGGGATGAGGTAATATCTTTGTTGAGTATTTGTGCAAGCGCTGTAGGCGCGACATCCCACAGGCAAGGGTTTCCAACCCTTGACTACCGCCCGGGGAGCGAAACCCAATGCCAAGCCCACTCCCCCTTTGTGTCATTCTGAAAAATCTGAAGCACAGGCCTGTGTGCTGGGGATTTATTCAGAATCTTGGGAGGAATGAATGTCCAGCGCCCCAAGATCCTGAATCGACCCCCATCGCCGGAAGCCTCGGCTATGGCCGTTCAGGATGACATATTGGGAAGGAATGAGATCCTGCCCTGCGGGCGCCCTACCTGCGACTCCCGTTGCAGCGACGCGAGATCCCGGATAAATTCCGCCGCCCGAAGGCCTCCACGGGAATTTTCCGGGATGAGGCAATATGTTTGTTGAGTATTTGTGCAAGCGCTGTAGGCGGGACATCCCACACTCAAGGGTTTCCAACCCTTGACTGACTATGGCTCGAATGAAAAAGAAGCCCTCCCCAAAGGCCCCCTCGGCGATCCTTCTTGACTATGGGTGCTTCATTTACTCCGTTTGGACATCCACCAATTTGAGAAAATGATGGAAAATCCTCGCTAGCACAGACTGCTCTCTCGTAATAACCTTGCAATTGCCGATCATGCCCGGGCGGTACGCAAGAGGTTGATTCTGATGGGTAATCAACTCATCGCCCAATTCCACCTCCACATGATAGGTCCGATTTTCAGTATCGGGAACCTGTCCAAGCTTGACCACTTTGCCAGTCAAATGACCATACTCCTCGAAAGGATAGTCTACCACTTGAATATGTACCGCATTCCCAAGCTTGATTTTGCCATAACGATCAGCACTCACCGCCAGGTGGGCGACATAGCCCTTGGCCACAGGCACAATGGAGTACACAGCGGTACCCGGATCGAGATGCTGCCCTACAGCAAATGGCTGCATCTCGGCCACTGTGCCCGCGATTGGAGATTCAACCCAATAGGCTTTTCGCCAATGCTTGAGCTCATTCTTCAATTGCATGATAGCGGCAGACAGGTTATTCCCAAACACTCGCTCTTGCTCCTCCATTTCTTGGTTCAGTTCCACGATCAACTGACCGAGTTCCTTGAGATTGAGGCGCTCTGACAGGATACTTTTCTCCAGGGACTCCACGGCTTGTTCCTTGGCGAGCAACGTGTTTTGTTCCTTCAGGAAAGCCAATTCAGCGATTACGCCTTCTCGATACAATTGCTCCTGAACTTCGAAGGTGTGCCGGGCATTGGCCAGTGCTTTTTGATCCAGTACCCATTGTCGC is a window from the Pontibacter sp. G13 genome containing:
- a CDS encoding nuclear transport factor 2 family protein, whose amino-acid sequence is MTNREVIERCYAAFNNGDMVEWAKFCHPNAKFHTLGNLPTSGVFTGPEDIIHGCLSKIPMFWSNFQVKIRNIYEAGDTCFVHCDMTARNLTTEGLHMMRISNDQFTFFQAFDDTGQMQAAMEQRAAGAN
- a CDS encoding HlyD family efflux transporter periplasmic adaptor subunit, which encodes MPIKLADIELRSEEVQSLLTPPSHWLLNSGGNLFVGMIVLVLLLGWVIRYPDIIQAEGAVHTSEPAIQTQTPSGGKLAALLVKEGEQVSAGQKLAEIESELTAEGFEYLMNLIPDLDEFQKHPDRLPAFLDEGLVLGELQNRYLEIRQLCLDYHVWKIDARAQQEIDFQRSKRLLLADMIEVSERQWVLDQKALANARHTFEVQEQLYREGVIAELAFLKEQNTLLAKEQAVESLEKSILSERLNLKELGQLIVELNQEMEEQERVFGNNLSAAIMQLKNELKHWRKAYWVESPIAGTVAEMQPFAVGQHLDPGTAVYSIVPVAKGYVAHLAVSADRYGKIKLGNAVHIQVVDYPFEEYGHLTGKVVKLGQVPDTENRTYHVEVELGDELITHQNQPLAYRPGMIGNCKVITREQSVLARIFHHFLKLVDVQTE
- a CDS encoding aspartate-semialdehyde dehydrogenase; this encodes MKVAVVGATGLVGTQMMKVLEEMSFPVSELIPVASAKSAGKQVTFQGKQWTVVGMEDGIAARPDFALFSAGGSTSKAWAPKFVEVGTIVIDNSSAWRMDPNVPLVVPEVNLDAAKGSKLIANPNCSTIQMMLALAPIHRKYGIKRLVISTYQSVTGTGKAAVDQLFGEREGKDVEAVYPQKIDLNVLPHCDIFLDNDYTKEEMKMVHETRKILGDDDIRITATAVRVPVIGGHSESINIETEQPFEIEDIKQMLADSEGVILKDNPAELSYPTLLDAADRNEVFVGRIRRDDSIDNGLNLWCVADNLRKGAATNAVQIAQALIKENA